The Aureispira anguillae genome contains a region encoding:
- a CDS encoding formylglycine-generating enzyme family protein, translated as MKSILYIILVHCICSSFILGNIPQKIYSITRQNLSADYYHQQADLWKKELDANAQNKEAWFNYFMAYKILFEKGKVDRFSYERINEALQKAIPQSFESNFAQYALTQDINALIKAYELAPKRYETYADLISYYETKGATSQVMDLCKKWLVSGEYSSGMLHWNYNALIGLDQNAVLLTAGDNHTHPLWLLQHGKNIRQDVQVLNLNLLTQSDYRNSMFNHLGIPTLVSNNKPDIVSHLIQNIHQQSLYLGVSVPKGLVKEYEEELYIIGLAFRHTTEAFNNITTLTNNYENKFLLDYLHTNLLDDISQDIVHQNNVNYLPAFLILYDYYQENNEWSKANTIKNLSLKIADAAQKGDDLRAYLNKSFKNRNSKPMIEISHREIEEGFMPLDYNLNLYASATEVSNEMYEAFLTDLLKRKEFEQLQAHKTYHSDWKSFLPTKHQNLSDDILFKNGAPNDKNTPIQNIRYESAVAFCDWLTTVYNNIEHKKKKFKRVQFRLPTEEEWMLAASSSSPNADTNTIFKQYQHKYPWKGLFVKNRQGCFLANFNNNNEEPCDDCKNATSPALDGAFFTTYIDAYFPNQYGLYNTIGNVAEMVQEKGVAKGGSWLHPYSISTIQAKQSYQKPRPYIGFRVFMEVIEEGNQNNVRKGMMGPPGTLHLQGKLYMDETEVTNLDWLEYMYWVEKNDTDNYRLVIPDSSVWVNSLPNSISFLKYLNHPAYFNYPAVGISHEQAKAYCQWRSKVVNEILLLNPNSLKRVGTVLYRLPTEKEWEYAAKGGLDKKQFPYGMESLINAKKEKKANLNWSSTESSPMKESMVTVPAYSYWPNAKGYYNMIGNVAEMIDQKGIAKGGSWHHNKHQSKIGNKISYDAATPWLGFRCICETNL; from the coding sequence ATGAAAAGCATCTTATATATCATCCTCGTTCATTGCATCTGCTCCTCCTTTATTCTAGGCAATATTCCTCAAAAGATTTATAGCATTACTCGCCAAAATCTATCTGCCGATTATTATCATCAACAAGCCGACTTATGGAAAAAAGAGTTAGATGCCAATGCTCAAAATAAAGAGGCTTGGTTCAACTACTTCATGGCTTATAAAATCTTGTTTGAAAAGGGGAAAGTAGATCGTTTTAGCTATGAACGCATTAATGAAGCACTACAAAAAGCCATTCCTCAATCCTTCGAGTCCAATTTTGCTCAATACGCCCTTACCCAAGACATTAATGCGCTAATTAAAGCCTACGAGTTGGCTCCTAAGCGCTATGAAACTTATGCTGATTTAATTTCCTATTACGAAACCAAGGGAGCTACTTCACAAGTAATGGACTTGTGCAAAAAATGGTTGGTTTCTGGCGAGTATTCGAGCGGTATGCTCCATTGGAATTATAATGCCCTAATTGGTTTAGATCAAAACGCTGTTCTATTAACTGCTGGAGACAACCATACGCATCCCCTTTGGTTGTTGCAACATGGTAAAAACATACGTCAAGATGTTCAGGTATTAAACCTAAACTTGTTGACCCAATCTGATTATAGAAACTCTATGTTTAATCATTTGGGGATTCCCACATTAGTCAGCAATAACAAACCAGACATTGTAAGCCATTTAATCCAAAATATACATCAACAATCCCTGTATCTTGGGGTTAGTGTCCCCAAAGGTCTAGTAAAAGAGTACGAAGAAGAGTTGTATATTATTGGTTTGGCTTTTCGTCATACTACAGAAGCATTTAATAATATCACGACTTTAACCAACAATTATGAGAACAAATTTTTGCTAGATTATCTACATACCAACCTATTAGACGACATCAGCCAAGACATCGTTCATCAAAATAATGTCAATTACCTTCCTGCTTTTTTGATTCTATATGACTATTATCAGGAAAACAATGAATGGAGCAAAGCAAATACCATCAAAAACCTAAGCTTAAAAATTGCTGATGCCGCACAAAAAGGAGATGATTTAAGGGCTTATCTCAACAAAAGTTTCAAAAACAGAAACTCTAAGCCAATGATAGAAATTTCCCATCGAGAAATTGAAGAGGGGTTTATGCCTTTAGATTATAATCTAAACTTATATGCTAGTGCTACCGAAGTTTCCAACGAAATGTACGAAGCCTTCTTAACGGACTTGCTCAAACGAAAGGAATTTGAGCAATTGCAAGCACACAAAACCTACCATAGTGATTGGAAAAGTTTTTTGCCTACTAAACACCAAAATCTTAGTGATGATATTTTATTCAAAAATGGCGCTCCAAACGACAAAAATACCCCTATCCAAAACATCAGATATGAATCAGCCGTTGCCTTTTGCGATTGGCTAACAACCGTCTATAATAACATTGAACACAAGAAGAAAAAATTTAAACGAGTTCAATTTAGATTGCCAACGGAAGAAGAGTGGATGTTGGCGGCCTCTTCCTCTAGCCCCAATGCCGATACCAATACCATCTTTAAACAATATCAACACAAGTATCCTTGGAAAGGCTTATTTGTTAAGAATAGACAGGGGTGTTTTTTAGCTAATTTTAATAATAACAATGAAGAACCCTGCGATGATTGCAAAAACGCAACCTCTCCAGCTCTAGATGGTGCTTTCTTTACCACTTATATTGATGCTTACTTTCCCAATCAATATGGTTTGTATAACACCATTGGGAATGTAGCCGAAATGGTGCAAGAAAAAGGAGTTGCCAAAGGAGGAAGTTGGTTACATCCTTATAGTATTTCCACCATTCAGGCAAAACAAAGCTATCAAAAACCTCGACCTTATATTGGATTTAGGGTTTTTATGGAAGTAATAGAAGAAGGCAATCAAAACAATGTAAGAAAAGGAATGATGGGTCCTCCTGGCACCTTACATTTGCAAGGGAAACTCTATATGGATGAAACAGAGGTAACCAATTTGGATTGGTTGGAGTATATGTATTGGGTTGAAAAAAACGATACTGATAATTATAGGTTGGTCATCCCCGATAGCAGTGTTTGGGTGAATTCCCTCCCCAATAGTATTTCTTTTTTAAAATACCTTAACCATCCTGCTTACTTTAACTATCCTGCTGTTGGCATTAGTCATGAACAGGCAAAAGCTTATTGTCAGTGGCGTTCAAAAGTAGTAAATGAGATACTTTTGTTGAATCCCAATTCGCTCAAACGAGTTGGTACCGTCTTGTATCGTCTGCCCACAGAAAAAGAATGGGAATATGCCGCAAAGGGAGGCTTAGATAAAAAACAATTTCCCTATGGTATGGAAAGTCTTATCAATGCAAAAAAAGAAAAAAAAGCCAACCTAAATTGGTCTTCTACAGAAAGCAGCCCTATGAAAGAATCAATGGTTACAGTTCCTGCTTATAGCTATTGGCCGAACGCCAAAGGATACTATAATATGATTGGAAATGTAGCAGAAATGATCGATCAGAAAGGCATTGCCAAAGGGGGAAGTTGGCATCACAATAAGCATCAAAGTAAGATTGGCAACAAAATTTCTTATGATGCAGCAACTCCATGGCTAGGCTTTAGATGTATTTGTGAAACGAATCTATAA
- a CDS encoding alpha/beta fold hydrolase, whose protein sequence is MYLPKILLSFWICCTVLASTLNAQNYTTYQLPPPQSLSPLFVGPITGSGIYYGASPHAVDPNKPVIVYVHGFIDLNNLWFAPGNNMYKNTYDAEQNCAFVAMTRGQGMWQNGELLADMLDDITQHFGVNNVVIVAHSNGGKASEVAMITHNRRHKVDRVISLGTPFYGTELANLAEMPGFSWVVNLIGLGGGTSTSTTYYMGGYARPILDWSFRNQPQKFINFGAWGYNNGATILRPVMTTSGALLNWMGSGAAAGGNDGVTPYWSSSRRRGKVQWTTGYGNPASQIDHVDIALSSIMWDKIEPLFTAPLSSLRRSTAPLAAPHLDHSTISSNLQFLSSEDDNRFFIVEKDIRGLEMTILHNATMDQFELKKVADNGDLMPVNIDLNALHQTSTLINGKASLISLHQLKAGKYKLVSNHPFAAIVNSPQGVEIEYDNEHQFALGATPTFKVKINRAAAYDLSQMTLKAIVTLKNDLNGKALENEVTSIETFKLDQTGAYTLNLPQSLPNGVYNMVIQAQHPDFQKSLVTGFVVNKKNNTASNHGVASTLHSITVFPNPVQDLLQVSFENKQAAQITLYDVNGRLIQQQNIQEIGQHQLEIDLNSLKLGQGTYFIEVQDGEDKMIQTFVKLP, encoded by the coding sequence ATGTACTTACCAAAAATTCTCTTATCCTTTTGGATATGTTGTACTGTGCTGGCAAGCACCCTTAATGCTCAAAACTATACCACCTACCAATTGCCTCCTCCACAATCCTTATCTCCTCTTTTTGTTGGTCCCATTACAGGTAGTGGAATTTATTATGGCGCAAGCCCTCATGCCGTTGATCCAAACAAACCTGTTATTGTCTATGTTCATGGTTTTATAGACCTTAACAACCTCTGGTTTGCACCAGGCAATAATATGTATAAAAACACCTATGATGCAGAACAAAACTGTGCATTTGTTGCCATGACCAGAGGGCAAGGAATGTGGCAAAATGGTGAATTATTAGCCGATATGTTAGATGATATTACCCAACACTTTGGCGTCAACAATGTAGTGATTGTAGCACATAGTAATGGGGGCAAAGCCTCTGAGGTAGCTATGATAACACACAATCGTCGTCACAAAGTAGATCGTGTTATCTCCTTAGGAACCCCTTTCTATGGTACTGAGTTGGCTAATTTAGCAGAAATGCCTGGCTTTAGTTGGGTCGTTAATTTGATTGGTCTTGGCGGAGGCACCTCTACCTCTACCACCTATTATATGGGAGGCTATGCTCGTCCAATCTTAGATTGGAGCTTTCGCAATCAACCCCAAAAGTTCATCAATTTTGGAGCTTGGGGTTACAACAATGGTGCTACCATCTTGCGACCTGTTATGACAACCAGTGGCGCTTTATTAAACTGGATGGGATCTGGTGCTGCTGCTGGAGGCAATGATGGCGTAACGCCCTATTGGAGTTCTTCTCGCCGAAGAGGAAAAGTACAATGGACAACTGGTTATGGTAATCCTGCTTCCCAAATTGACCATGTTGACATTGCGCTTTCTAGCATTATGTGGGACAAAATTGAGCCCTTATTTACAGCTCCACTTTCTTCCTTGAGAAGAAGCACTGCTCCCTTGGCTGCTCCCCATCTAGACCATTCAACGATTTCTAGTAATTTGCAATTCTTATCTTCAGAAGATGACAATCGTTTTTTTATCGTTGAAAAAGATATTAGAGGACTAGAAATGACCATCTTACACAATGCAACAATGGATCAGTTTGAACTCAAAAAAGTAGCCGACAATGGCGATCTAATGCCTGTAAACATCGACCTTAATGCGCTGCACCAAACTTCTACTCTAATCAATGGCAAAGCGAGTTTAATTTCATTGCATCAATTAAAAGCTGGAAAATACAAATTGGTCAGCAATCATCCATTTGCTGCAATTGTTAATAGCCCACAAGGCGTAGAAATAGAATATGACAATGAGCATCAATTTGCCTTGGGAGCCACTCCTACCTTTAAGGTAAAGATCAATCGTGCAGCAGCTTATGATTTATCCCAAATGACGCTTAAAGCCATTGTCACACTCAAAAACGATTTAAATGGAAAAGCGCTAGAAAACGAAGTAACAAGCATTGAAACATTTAAGTTAGACCAAACGGGAGCGTACACCCTAAATCTGCCCCAATCCTTACCCAATGGCGTTTACAACATGGTTATTCAAGCACAACATCCTGATTTTCAAAAATCATTGGTTACTGGTTTTGTTGTCAACAAAAAAAATAATACGGCTTCCAACCACGGCGTTGCTAGTACGCTCCATTCCATAACTGTTTTTCCAAATCCAGTTCAGGATTTGCTTCAAGTTAGTTTTGAAAACAAACAAGCAGCACAAATAACATTGTATGATGTGAATGGTCGCTTAATTCAACAACAGAACATTCAAGAAATAGGACAGCATCAGCTAGAAATTGACTTAAATTCATTAAAATTAGGGCAAGGCACTTATTTTATAGAAGTTCAAGATGGTGAAGACAAAATGATACAAACTTTTGTCAAGTTGCCATAA